In the Streptomyces formicae genome, one interval contains:
- a CDS encoding carbohydrate ABC transporter permease: MATVTATRPAPRKDGGPKKPRRTFRPRTLVITAFAWLLAAIFLAPYLEMIVTALRPKEELRDRTYLPQNLEWANFVDVWKESDLGQNLQVTLLVAGGATLLVLLVSLPAAYYTARMRYRGRKLFLLLVLVTQMFQPTALLVGLYREFHQLDMLNSVWTLILTNAAFNLAFAVWILTAYISSIPPELEEAAMVDGTSRFGAMVKVTLPLALPGVVTAVIFTFITSWNEFVMGLTLTTQPDKQPLTVGINNFIGNYTVQWNYLFAASVVAIVPVIVLFAFIERHVVSGLTAGSVK; the protein is encoded by the coding sequence ATGGCCACCGTGACGGCGACCCGCCCCGCGCCCCGGAAGGACGGCGGGCCCAAGAAGCCGCGGCGCACCTTCCGGCCCCGCACCCTGGTCATCACGGCCTTCGCCTGGCTCCTCGCGGCGATCTTCCTCGCGCCGTACCTGGAGATGATCGTCACCGCGCTGCGCCCCAAGGAGGAGCTGCGCGATCGCACGTACCTGCCCCAGAACCTGGAGTGGGCCAACTTCGTCGACGTCTGGAAGGAGTCGGACCTCGGCCAGAACCTCCAGGTCACGCTCCTGGTGGCGGGCGGTGCCACGCTCCTGGTCCTGCTGGTCTCGCTGCCCGCCGCGTACTACACGGCACGCATGCGCTACCGGGGCCGCAAGCTCTTCCTGCTCCTGGTCCTGGTCACCCAGATGTTCCAGCCGACGGCCCTCCTGGTCGGTCTCTACCGCGAGTTCCACCAGCTGGACATGCTCAACTCGGTCTGGACCCTGATCCTCACCAACGCGGCGTTCAACCTGGCCTTCGCGGTGTGGATCCTGACGGCGTACATCTCCTCGATCCCCCCGGAGCTGGAGGAGGCCGCCATGGTCGACGGCACGAGCCGCTTCGGCGCGATGGTCAAGGTGACGCTGCCGCTGGCCCTGCCGGGCGTGGTGACGGCCGTGATCTTCACCTTCATCACGTCCTGGAACGAGTTCGTGATGGGCCTGACCCTGACCACCCAGCCGGACAAGCAGCCGCTGACGGTCGGCATCAACAACTTCATCGGCAACTACACGGTGCAGTGGAACTACCTGTTCGCGGCGTCCGTGGTCGCTATCGTTCCCGTCATCGTGCTGTTCGCGTTCATCGAGCGGCACGTGGTGTCGGGGCTCACGGCGGGGTCGGTGAAGTAA